In a single window of the Pontibacter russatus genome:
- a CDS encoding T9SS type A sorting domain-containing protein, which yields MPGVTEAQQQVSSLTLYDANTKQAIQTLTGGATLNLATLPSRKLNIRANTSPSKVGSVVFALSGAQSRNATESIAPYDLMGDDGAWTPSVGSYSLKATPYTSSGGGGTAGTALTVAFTVVDQEPDTNNPLISNIKATSGRSYVLADLAVGVRAYTDRTYEVTSAPASLAGAALVRTANDDKHSSASALLSFELSEGATVYVAYDPRATALPSWLSGWQQLTDRIGINDSKISYMNIYSKSFPAGAVSLGGNKQSPAAGAENNYFVVAKAAQAVLSSEASSSGGNTLSKADNRGLGLKVYPNPSSGGQVYAEISNFGGREALTVTLHDVLGRAVASVDAVTDQQGYLWVEVPGHTQLKQGMYIIRASAAGGKAQARLLVR from the coding sequence GTGCCAGGTGTCACAGAGGCCCAGCAGCAGGTTTCCAGCCTCACGCTGTATGACGCGAACACCAAGCAGGCGATACAAACGCTCACCGGCGGCGCAACCCTGAACCTGGCTACGCTGCCCTCCAGGAAACTGAACATCCGCGCCAACACCAGCCCCTCCAAGGTAGGCAGCGTGGTGTTTGCCCTGAGCGGGGCCCAGAGCAGGAATGCGACAGAATCCATAGCCCCATATGACCTGATGGGCGATGACGGCGCCTGGACTCCGTCCGTCGGCAGCTACTCCCTGAAGGCTACGCCCTATACGAGTTCAGGCGGCGGCGGAACGGCGGGGACGGCGCTGACGGTTGCATTTACCGTTGTTGACCAAGAGCCAGATACAAATAACCCATTGATCAGTAACATAAAGGCCACATCCGGCCGCAGCTATGTGCTCGCCGATCTGGCGGTGGGGGTGCGCGCCTACACCGACCGCACCTACGAGGTGACCAGCGCGCCTGCCTCTCTTGCCGGGGCGGCGCTGGTGCGCACGGCCAACGACGACAAGCACAGCAGCGCGAGCGCGCTGCTCTCGTTCGAGCTGAGCGAGGGCGCGACGGTGTACGTAGCCTATGACCCGCGGGCCACGGCCCTGCCCTCCTGGCTCTCGGGCTGGCAGCAGCTCACGGACAGAATAGGAATCAACGACTCGAAGATCAGCTATATGAACATCTACAGCAAGAGCTTCCCGGCGGGCGCGGTGAGCCTGGGCGGCAACAAGCAGAGCCCGGCCGCGGGGGCCGAGAACAACTACTTCGTGGTGGCAAAGGCGGCACAGGCCGTCCTGTCCTCTGAGGCCAGCAGTAGTGGAGGAAACACTTTGTCGAAGGCAGATAACAGGGGCTTAGGCCTGAAGGTTTACCCGAACCCAAGCTCTGGCGGGCAGGTGTATGCGGAGATAAGCAACTTCGGCGGGCGGGAAGCCCTCACGGTCACCCTGCACGACGTGCTGGGGCGGGCCGTCGCCTCCGTGGATGCAGTGACTGACCAGCAGGGCTACCTTTGGGTGGAGGTGCCGGGGCACACGCAGCTAAAGCAGGGCATGTACATCATCCGGGCAAGCGCCGCAGGCGGGAAAGCCCAAGCCAGGCTGCTGGTGCGGTAG
- a CDS encoding malectin domain-containing carbohydrate-binding protein, giving the protein MLLLIGFNIGSTAHAVERQIQDASLISNIASSSGRSYVLADLAVGVQPYTDRTYKVTSVPASLAGAALVRTANDDKHSTSTSLLSFNLSESATVYVAYDPRATALPSWLSGWQKLTDRIGVDDSKISYMNIYSKSFPAGAVSLGGNKQSPATGAENNYFVLGKAAEAPAAGLISNISASSGRSYILGNLAAGAPFYTDRDYTVTSVPSTLDGMAFIRTANDDKNSTASSLLSFNLSESATVYVAYDPRATALPSWLSGWQKLTDRIGVDDSQISSMDLYSKSFPAGAVSLGGNKQSPAAGAQTNYFVVAKAAEAEQYTLSVSTTGSGTVTKSPNQATYASGTSVSLTATPASGYAFSGWSGDATGTSNPLSVTMGGNKTITANFTQSQPSTGLISNISASSGRSYILGSLAVGAQHYTDRTYKITSVPASLSGASLIRTANDDKKSTSSSLLSFNLSESATVYIAYDPRATALPSWLSGWQKLTDKIGVDDSQISSMDLYSKTFPAGAVSLGGNLQSPAAGAQTNYFVVAKAATVNTEQEVKINFQLATSTTPSGYIKDSGLPFDAGRGYGWVDPATKQPRDLSANMRERSGSVEARLRTLSQMQATTNGQVPGTWEYVVPNGSYNVSVSVGDPSYTDSRHQINVEGKAAINGFVPSSQALFQSATVSVNVSDGRLTVDAAGGTNTKLNYIIISPATAGEDIIPPVATVRFTGTEQSAGVYKNEVYVSVAASDEGGSGLASVQYSLNNAAYTAYTEPLRIGNPGNYTIRARATDNAGNETVTDVQNFSVVSATASNAYMVLENQNFFPAPDELSFSLIQNPWRRENSDGTFTPYNENHNKVKLRIHNKGTGALVISNFALSNPSAWKISKLNGAAYTASALPLSVASKSNVELEVEFIAANQATRVKVLQDALYISSNDDLAPYKEVKLRGLWQKYGEGNSEPYAQEIINALGFKTRIGFGASDGASDGSYVMPNSDEIISAYFQRVDPSKDVQVIQVAAYHGCCNDVENFEWHAKGSSYNTSLFTHENLDGQSLLPRKNGSTSLASGKIAVPTATTANPNAAFGFRVHKSYSDRTKNDGGKIGMRIWKAVDGNGNVIPNAYLIGADYLGTSYTNYDYQDNIYYISNVKPEAGPVHYSELGATPTTDFDFGAVMTGASKSLTINLKNLGGNYAGGSDPDIQIQKVEIVGPNMADFTTTAPATTTLAAQASTSVTVNFSPGSLGIKNAALLVYYNNATSPLRVPLYGIANSNSATITAVKRIKGAADSNVTIGGKVWEADASYRQGSIKLDKQIVSTAIAATDDDVLYQTYLSAGANLAETRYEIPLANGSYMVRMHFVENYWSATGSRVFNITAENQLRLPNFDIYSEVGYRSAMVKDFDINVSDGVLSLKFNPTADRLAIAAVEIYRATASGALAATSVEANVMQLAEGSKAALRVYPNPTSGGQVYAEISNFGAREAVTVTLHDVLGRAIASVDAVTDQQGYARVEVPGHTQLKRGMYIIRASAAGGKAQARLLIQ; this is encoded by the coding sequence GTGCTCCTGCTAATCGGATTTAACATCGGCAGCACAGCCCATGCTGTTGAGCGGCAGATACAGGATGCCAGTCTGATATCCAATATAGCCTCAAGTAGCGGCCGCAGTTATGTGCTCGCTGATTTGGCGGTGGGGGTGCAGCCTTATACCGACCGCACCTATAAGGTAACCAGCGTTCCTGCCTCTCTTGCCGGGGCGGCGCTGGTGCGCACGGCCAACGACGACAAGCACAGCACCAGCACCTCATTACTGTCCTTCAATCTGAGCGAGAGCGCGACGGTGTACGTAGCCTATGACCCGCGCGCCACGGCGCTGCCCTCCTGGCTCTCGGGCTGGCAGAAGCTCACAGACAGAATCGGCGTGGACGACTCGAAGATCAGCTATATGAACATCTACAGCAAGAGCTTCCCGGCGGGCGCGGTGAGCCTGGGCGGCAACAAGCAGAGCCCGGCAACTGGGGCTGAGAACAATTACTTCGTTTTGGGCAAGGCAGCGGAGGCACCTGCGGCAGGTTTGATATCCAATATATCGGCCAGCAGCGGGCGAAGCTATATATTGGGAAATCTGGCAGCAGGCGCGCCCTTCTACACCGACAGGGACTACACCGTCACCTCCGTTCCTTCCACTCTTGATGGCATGGCCTTCATCCGGACAGCCAACGACGACAAGAACAGCACGGCCTCCTCGCTGCTCTCCTTCAACCTGAGCGAGAGCGCGACGGTATATGTAGCCTACGACCCGCGCGCCACGGCCCTGCCCTCCTGGCTCTCGGGCTGGCAGAAGCTCACGGACAGAATCGGCGTGGACGACTCGCAGATCAGCAGCATGGACCTCTACAGCAAGAGCTTCCCGGCGGGCGCGGTGAGCCTGGGCGGTAACAAGCAGAGTCCGGCCGCGGGGGCGCAGACAAACTATTTTGTGGTTGCAAAGGCCGCAGAGGCGGAACAGTATACGCTGTCAGTCTCCACCACAGGCAGCGGTACAGTAACCAAAAGCCCGAACCAGGCTACCTACGCCTCTGGCACCAGCGTTAGCCTTACTGCGACGCCAGCTTCCGGATATGCGTTCAGCGGGTGGAGCGGCGATGCCACCGGCACGTCCAACCCGCTGTCGGTGACCATGGGCGGTAACAAGACCATCACCGCCAACTTCACGCAGTCGCAGCCCTCAACAGGCCTGATCAGCAACATATCGGCCAGCAGCGGGCGGAGCTATATATTGGGAAGTTTGGCAGTAGGCGCACAGCACTACACAGATCGCACTTATAAAATAACCAGCGTTCCGGCTTCTCTAAGCGGAGCCTCCCTGATAAGGACAGCCAACGACGACAAGAAGAGCACCAGCTCCTCGCTGCTCTCCTTCAACCTGAGCGAGAGCGCGACGGTATATATAGCCTACGACCCGCGCGCCACGGCGCTGCCCTCCTGGCTGAGCGGCTGGCAGAAGCTTACCGACAAAATCGGTGTGGACGACTCGCAGATCAGCAGCATGGACCTCTACAGCAAGACCTTCCCGGCGGGTGCGGTGAGCCTGGGCGGCAACCTGCAGAGCCCGGCCGCGGGGGCGCAGACAAACTATTTTGTGGTTGCAAAGGCCGCCACTGTTAATACAGAGCAGGAAGTAAAAATCAATTTCCAGCTGGCTACCTCCACTACACCTTCGGGCTATATCAAAGATTCGGGGCTGCCTTTCGACGCTGGCAGAGGCTATGGCTGGGTCGATCCTGCCACGAAGCAGCCACGGGACCTTTCTGCAAACATGCGTGAACGCTCTGGCTCTGTGGAAGCGCGCCTGCGGACGCTGTCACAGATGCAGGCAACTACTAACGGACAGGTGCCAGGCACCTGGGAATACGTAGTGCCAAACGGGTCCTATAACGTTTCGGTGAGCGTGGGAGACCCTAGCTATACCGATAGCAGACACCAGATAAACGTAGAGGGCAAGGCAGCTATCAATGGCTTTGTTCCTTCTTCGCAGGCATTGTTCCAATCGGCAACGGTTTCCGTGAACGTGAGTGACGGCAGGCTTACCGTGGATGCTGCGGGGGGTACTAACACGAAGCTCAATTACATCATCATTAGCCCGGCAACGGCTGGGGAAGATATAATTCCACCGGTGGCTACCGTTAGGTTTACGGGCACCGAACAGTCGGCGGGCGTATACAAGAACGAGGTATATGTATCTGTAGCAGCCTCAGATGAAGGAGGCTCCGGACTCGCATCGGTACAGTACAGCCTGAATAATGCAGCCTATACCGCCTACACGGAGCCCCTCAGGATTGGGAACCCCGGTAATTATACCATCAGGGCGAGAGCAACAGACAATGCGGGGAACGAGACCGTCACCGATGTCCAGAACTTTAGCGTTGTCTCCGCAACAGCGAGCAATGCCTATATGGTTCTGGAGAACCAGAATTTCTTCCCTGCTCCCGACGAGCTAAGCTTCTCGTTGATCCAGAATCCCTGGAGGCGTGAGAATAGCGATGGCACCTTCACGCCCTACAACGAGAACCACAACAAGGTGAAACTGCGCATCCATAACAAGGGAACGGGGGCGCTCGTCATCAGCAACTTTGCCTTATCGAACCCCAGTGCCTGGAAGATCTCTAAATTGAACGGCGCGGCCTACACGGCTTCGGCATTGCCGCTGTCGGTAGCCTCTAAATCAAATGTCGAGCTAGAGGTAGAGTTTATTGCGGCAAACCAGGCAACCCGGGTGAAAGTGCTGCAGGATGCGCTTTATATATCATCCAACGATGATCTGGCGCCTTACAAGGAAGTAAAACTGCGGGGGCTGTGGCAAAAGTATGGGGAAGGCAATTCAGAGCCTTATGCACAGGAGATAATCAACGCACTTGGCTTTAAGACCAGAATCGGTTTTGGTGCGAGCGACGGCGCATCTGATGGATCGTACGTAATGCCTAACTCTGATGAAATCATCTCTGCTTATTTTCAGAGGGTGGATCCGAGCAAGGACGTGCAGGTTATCCAGGTGGCCGCGTACCATGGCTGCTGCAATGATGTAGAAAACTTTGAGTGGCATGCGAAGGGCAGTTCTTATAATACATCCCTGTTCACACACGAGAACCTGGACGGCCAGTCCCTTCTGCCAAGGAAGAATGGTTCTACTTCGCTTGCTAGTGGAAAAATAGCCGTCCCTACGGCGACTACAGCTAACCCAAATGCCGCCTTTGGCTTCAGAGTACACAAGTCTTATTCTGACAGGACTAAGAATGATGGGGGTAAGATTGGCATGCGCATCTGGAAAGCGGTGGATGGCAATGGCAACGTTATTCCAAACGCTTACCTGATAGGTGCAGATTACCTGGGCACTTCGTACACGAACTACGACTATCAGGATAATATATACTATATATCTAACGTGAAGCCAGAGGCAGGCCCTGTGCATTATTCAGAGCTTGGTGCGACTCCGACCACGGATTTTGATTTTGGGGCTGTGATGACAGGGGCAAGTAAATCCCTCACAATAAATCTCAAGAACCTGGGCGGTAACTACGCTGGTGGCAGCGACCCGGACATTCAGATACAGAAGGTGGAGATTGTGGGGCCGAACATGGCTGATTTCACCACCACAGCGCCTGCCACCACCACACTGGCTGCACAAGCTTCTACCAGTGTAACCGTTAATTTTAGCCCCGGGAGCCTCGGTATCAAAAATGCGGCGCTATTGGTGTATTACAACAATGCAACATCGCCGTTACGTGTGCCGTTATATGGCATCGCAAACAGCAACAGCGCCACTATCACTGCTGTTAAGCGTATTAAGGGCGCTGCTGATAGCAATGTTACCATCGGTGGCAAAGTGTGGGAAGCAGATGCCAGCTACCGGCAGGGCAGTATAAAGCTGGATAAGCAAATTGTGTCTACAGCCATCGCGGCCACGGATGACGATGTGCTGTACCAGACGTACCTGTCGGCAGGCGCCAACTTGGCTGAAACTCGCTACGAGATACCGCTTGCCAATGGCAGTTATATGGTCAGAATGCACTTCGTGGAGAATTACTGGTCGGCAACAGGATCGAGGGTGTTTAACATAACCGCTGAAAATCAGCTTCGGCTTCCAAACTTCGATATCTACAGTGAAGTTGGGTACAGAAGCGCAATGGTCAAGGATTTCGACATCAACGTGTCGGATGGTGTTCTCAGCCTGAAGTTTAACCCGACGGCAGACCGTCTGGCCATAGCAGCTGTCGAGATATACAGAGCAACGGCAAGTGGCGCACTCGCCGCTACGTCTGTTGAAGCCAATGTCATGCAATTGGCAGAGGGCAGCAAGGCAGCACTGCGCGTTTACCCCAACCCGACTTCTGGAGGGCAGGTATATGCGGAGATAAGCAACTTTGGCGCGCGGGAAGCCGTCACGGTTACCCTGCACGACGTGCTGGGGCGGGCCATCGCCTCCGTGGATGCAGTGACTGACCAGCAGGGCTACGCCCGCGTGGAAGTACCCGGGCACACGCAGCTAAAGCGGGGCATGTACATCATCCGGGCAAGCGCCGCAGGTGGGAAAGCCCAAGCCAGGCTGCTGATACAGTAG
- a CDS encoding malectin domain-containing carbohydrate-binding protein, giving the protein MAHTSSAKAARLAEGTPCSPLSMLPCDQLPVAVPFRLDFEASEVGIPDINGLGTGFTLVDAYSGTRLTADGSPSDPSVPGYESSKLKVEAGKLEILTNKGIAYQENNNQLNSLGVRVDSRGKLQVETVLISPYAGANAEQAGLWFGLNDKTFVKLAVTANRVELRREINDVSAGTGSADHRITGTISGLNTSAVRLRLLIDPANATVQGFYSTDGTTFINVGEAYSISWLSIAGAGLTSSTAHAGIYATHRNGSKPVAYTFDNFSITAPGTSANPSTSSPLVSNLTSSTGKSYTVTALAVGARTYTDRTNQVTSVPAVLSGSELVQTANDDKWNTSTSLLSFNLSESATVYIAYDPRATALPSWLSGWQKLTDRVGVNDSKISYMNIYSKSFPAGTVSLGGNLQSPAAGAQNNYFVMAKATGSEQYTLSVSTTGSGAVTKNPNQATYSSGASVILEATPASGYAFSGWSGDATGTSNPLSVTMSGNKAITANFTQSQPSTGLISNISASSGRSYMLENLAVGAVHYTDRTYKITSVPASLSGAPFIRTANDDKNSTASSLLSFNLSESATVYVAYDPRATALPSWLSGWQKLTDRVGVNDSKISYMNIYSKSFPAGAVSLGGNKQSPAAGAENNYFVIAKAATTNQNQAPVANAGQDKTITLPQDNVTLDGSGTDTDGTVVNYNWSQESGPNAANFSSTTVARPTVSGLVAGSYTFSLVVRDDKDAVSAPDLVNVTVQSADTQPDACYPISMLACSQVQLSLPVNLTFGGSISNTVPDKNGSGTGFTMVDAYSGTRNTADGAPSNTNIPGYEPSKLTVASGKLQLVTNKGIAFLSSNNQLNALGVKVNSRGQLQVETTLINPYYGTASQQAGVWFGLNDKTYLKLAVTGNKVEMRREFNDDSGTAETDQRITSTISGLNNQVVHLRLEVDPTSGTAEGFYSTDGVTYVNVGQNYSTPGLSISGMGLTGSTVFTGIFATHRNGSSPVTYTFDDFSVKTSLRPYVTAVRPAPGATNVPLDKSVSVDLAFPSGKSINGNTVNTNTVKLYTVALGGGEQVTGTAVNATAAGDAITLSASLKPNTTYEFIITDQVKDGNGYAMIPFSSRFTTTGSVPETPTELVGVSFTEQILIDNSFGTNGFTSLAIGPDHRLYAATSEGKVVRWDIAADGTLTNQVTITLFGTTPRLLIGFRFDPAATRGNLVAWVSHSSGSFNNAEEWSSKISKIDLNDPANPQVKDYVINLPRSYKDHSVNSIDFGPDGALYVVQGSNTAMGEPDLAWGERPERLLSGAVLRLDIAKAEQQALPLNVKTAEGGTYNPYAAGAPLTIYASGVRNAYDLVWHTNGELYVPTNGSAAGGNTPALASGTTWSNGQVYSGADIAAMNDVRISQNDYLYRVAKGGYYGHPNTLRHEYILNGGNPTERKDPGEVVWNIDGVAYGYPVGTPIEPNFRGWAYDFGMNISPNGVIEYKSSAFGGKLKGKLLVCRFSGGDDLIVLEPGVTNKDIIKATEGIKIPGLRRPFANPLDVVEDVLTGNLYISEYFDGNGKGQPRITLLRADQTAVADRINAGGDEYTDSQNRTWGADGYSTGGVTASKSFDVAGTVDDQLYLHYRYASSGVPFSYQIPVSTSGSYTVKLHFLEPYFGAPGGKTTGLTGARVFHVDVEGQRVLSNFDIYAQEGAGKAIVKTYSNVSVTDGKLSIDFTSVKDNAIISAIEVIPNTLATAQVSAEQQDFESNASGLQIYPNPTSGGKVFVNIENFGQNEPVTVTVMDMAGRLIQSQDLVTDATGAGKIELTLDGGTVRGLYFIRAASPSASKVGKLLVQ; this is encoded by the coding sequence GTGGCGCATACAAGCAGTGCGAAGGCTGCGCGCCTGGCCGAAGGCACTCCCTGTTCCCCACTCAGCATGCTCCCCTGCGACCAGCTTCCTGTGGCAGTGCCCTTTAGGCTGGATTTTGAGGCGAGCGAAGTCGGTATTCCGGATATAAATGGTTTGGGTACCGGCTTTACCCTGGTAGACGCCTATTCCGGCACCAGGCTGACTGCAGACGGGTCACCCAGCGATCCCTCTGTTCCGGGGTATGAGTCGTCTAAGCTGAAGGTGGAGGCGGGGAAGCTTGAAATCCTGACAAACAAAGGAATTGCCTACCAGGAGAACAACAACCAACTGAACTCCTTGGGTGTGCGGGTAGACAGCCGCGGCAAGTTGCAGGTGGAGACCGTGCTCATAAGCCCTTATGCCGGTGCCAACGCTGAACAGGCCGGCCTATGGTTCGGCCTGAATGACAAGACGTTTGTAAAACTTGCCGTGACTGCAAACAGGGTGGAACTGCGACGGGAGATAAATGATGTATCGGCAGGCACAGGCTCCGCTGATCATCGCATCACTGGCACCATCAGCGGCCTGAATACCAGTGCGGTGCGACTGAGGCTGCTGATAGATCCTGCCAATGCCACCGTACAGGGTTTTTATTCTACCGATGGAACCACCTTTATAAATGTAGGGGAGGCATACAGCATATCGTGGCTGAGCATTGCCGGAGCGGGCCTGACCAGCAGCACCGCCCACGCCGGAATTTACGCTACACACCGCAATGGCTCAAAGCCAGTAGCGTATACCTTCGACAACTTCTCTATTACTGCCCCAGGCACTTCGGCCAATCCTAGCACGTCGTCGCCACTGGTGAGTAACCTTACATCCAGTACCGGAAAGAGTTATACTGTAACCGCACTGGCAGTAGGTGCCAGAACATATACAGACCGCACGAACCAAGTGACAAGCGTTCCTGCTGTACTATCCGGTTCAGAGCTCGTACAGACGGCCAATGATGATAAATGGAATACCAGCACCTCATTACTGTCCTTCAATCTGAGCGAGAGCGCGACGGTATATATAGCCTACGACCCGCGGGCCACGGCGCTGCCCTCCTGGCTCTCGGGCTGGCAGAAGCTCACCGACCGGGTGGGTGTCAACGACTCGAAGATCAGCTATATGAACATCTACAGCAAGAGCTTCCCGGCGGGCACGGTGAGCCTGGGCGGCAACCTGCAGAGCCCGGCCGCGGGGGCGCAGAATAACTACTTTGTGATGGCTAAGGCCACCGGATCAGAGCAATATACGCTGTCAGTATCCACCACAGGAAGCGGTGCAGTAACCAAAAACCCGAACCAGGCAACCTATTCCTCTGGTGCCAGCGTTATCCTGGAGGCGACGCCAGCTTCCGGATATGCGTTCAGCGGGTGGAGCGGCGACGCCACCGGCACGTCCAACCCGCTGTCGGTGACCATGAGCGGCAACAAGGCCATCACCGCCAACTTCACGCAGTCGCAGCCCTCTACAGGCCTGATATCTAACATATCGGCCAGCAGCGGGCGGAGCTACATGTTGGAAAATTTGGCAGTAGGCGCTGTTCATTACACGGACCGCACCTATAAAATAACCAGTGTGCCTGCTTCCTTAAGCGGAGCGCCCTTCATCCGGACAGCCAACGACGACAAGAACAGCACGGCCTCCTCGCTGCTCTCCTTCAACCTGAGCGAGAGCGCGACGGTGTACGTAGCCTATGACCCGCGCGCCACGGCGCTGCCCTCCTGGCTCTCGGGCTGGCAGAAGCTCACTGACCGGGTGGGTGTCAACGACTCGAAGATCAGCTATATGAACATCTACAGCAAGAGCTTCCCGGCGGGCGCGGTGAGCCTGGGCGGTAACAAGCAGAGTCCGGCCGCAGGGGCAGAGAATAATTACTTTGTGATAGCAAAAGCCGCCACAACCAATCAAAATCAGGCCCCTGTAGCCAATGCAGGCCAGGACAAGACAATCACACTCCCCCAGGATAATGTAACACTGGATGGTTCAGGCACGGATACAGACGGTACAGTCGTCAACTACAACTGGAGCCAGGAAAGTGGGCCTAATGCGGCTAACTTTAGCAGCACTACTGTTGCGAGGCCTACTGTGAGCGGCCTTGTGGCGGGCAGTTATACCTTCAGTTTAGTAGTGAGGGATGACAAGGATGCAGTCAGTGCCCCTGATCTGGTTAACGTTACCGTTCAGAGTGCTGACACACAGCCTGACGCCTGTTATCCCATCAGTATGCTTGCTTGTTCACAGGTGCAGCTTAGCCTGCCGGTCAACCTTACCTTTGGGGGAAGCATTAGCAATACTGTTCCAGATAAAAACGGCTCAGGCACAGGCTTCACCATGGTGGATGCTTACTCAGGCACGCGCAATACAGCTGACGGAGCACCGAGCAACACCAACATACCTGGCTATGAGCCATCAAAGCTGACAGTAGCCTCCGGGAAGCTGCAACTGGTCACCAACAAGGGAATCGCCTTTCTGTCCAGCAACAACCAACTCAATGCGCTGGGGGTAAAGGTAAACAGCAGGGGGCAACTGCAGGTCGAGACGACGTTGATTAACCCTTACTACGGCACCGCTTCCCAGCAGGCGGGGGTATGGTTTGGGCTAAACGACAAAACCTACCTTAAACTAGCTGTTACGGGCAACAAGGTAGAAATGCGGCGCGAGTTTAACGATGATTCCGGCACTGCGGAGACCGACCAGCGCATTACCAGTACCATCAGCGGCCTGAATAACCAGGTGGTGCATCTGCGGCTGGAGGTGGACCCTACCTCGGGTACCGCCGAGGGCTTTTATTCCACCGATGGGGTGACGTATGTGAACGTGGGACAAAACTACTCCACGCCGGGGCTGAGCATCTCAGGCATGGGCCTGACCGGCAGCACCGTCTTTACCGGAATCTTCGCCACACACCGCAACGGCTCCAGCCCCGTCACCTACACCTTCGACGACTTCAGTGTGAAAACATCGCTGCGGCCCTATGTTACCGCGGTACGTCCGGCTCCCGGAGCCACTAATGTGCCTCTAGACAAGTCTGTCTCGGTTGATTTAGCATTCCCGAGCGGCAAATCGATAAACGGCAATACTGTGAACACAAACACTGTAAAGCTATATACCGTTGCTCTCGGAGGAGGGGAACAGGTGACAGGAACCGCGGTGAATGCGACGGCCGCAGGCGATGCCATAACGCTTTCAGCGTCACTCAAGCCAAACACCACATATGAGTTTATAATTACGGACCAGGTCAAGGACGGCAACGGGTACGCGATGATACCTTTTTCTTCCCGCTTTACCACAACCGGCTCCGTCCCCGAAACCCCGACCGAATTAGTGGGGGTGTCTTTTACGGAGCAGATTCTGATCGATAATTCCTTTGGCACCAACGGGTTCACGAGCCTGGCAATTGGGCCGGACCACCGGCTGTATGCAGCAACCTCGGAGGGGAAAGTCGTGCGTTGGGACATCGCCGCAGACGGAACGCTCACCAACCAGGTTACCATTACCCTGTTCGGGACCACCCCGCGTCTGCTGATCGGGTTCAGGTTTGACCCCGCAGCTACCCGAGGAAATCTGGTAGCCTGGGTCAGCCACTCCTCAGGGTCTTTCAACAACGCGGAAGAATGGTCCAGCAAAATATCTAAAATCGATCTGAACGATCCGGCCAACCCGCAGGTGAAAGATTATGTCATCAACCTGCCGCGCTCCTACAAAGATCACTCTGTCAACTCCATCGATTTTGGACCGGATGGCGCCTTGTATGTCGTGCAGGGCAGTAATACGGCCATGGGAGAACCTGACTTAGCCTGGGGAGAGCGGCCGGAAAGGCTGCTTTCAGGCGCCGTGCTGCGCCTGGATATAGCGAAGGCAGAGCAGCAGGCACTGCCGCTGAATGTGAAAACCGCAGAGGGAGGCACCTACAACCCTTATGCGGCGGGCGCTCCCCTGACCATATATGCGTCGGGCGTGCGCAACGCTTATGACCTTGTGTGGCATACGAACGGGGAGTTGTATGTGCCCACCAACGGATCTGCCGCTGGAGGAAATACCCCGGCGCTTGCGTCTGGAACTACCTGGTCTAACGGGCAGGTGTATAGTGGTGCGGATATCGCGGCCATGAATGATGTCCGCATCTCGCAGAACGACTACCTTTACAGGGTTGCCAAAGGCGGGTATTACGGACACCCCAATACGCTGCGCCACGAGTATATACTGAATGGAGGCAACCCGACAGAGCGGAAGGACCCGGGAGAGGTGGTTTGGAACATAGACGGCGTGGCGTACGGCTACCCTGTGGGCACGCCTATTGAACCGAACTTCAGGGGATGGGCCTACGACTTTGGCATGAACATCTCCCCGAATGGCGTGATAGAATACAAGAGCAGCGCATTCGGTGGAAAGCTAAAGGGCAAATTACTCGTATGCCGCTTCAGCGGCGGAGACGACTTGATTGTGCTGGAGCCCGGCGTAACGAATAAGGATATCATCAAGGCCACAGAGGGCATCAAAATTCCAGGTCTGCGCCGCCCGTTCGCAAACCCACTGGACGTGGTCGAGGATGTGCTTACCGGGAACCTCTATATATCAGAGTACTTTGACGGGAATGGCAAGGGCCAGCCGCGCATTACCCTGCTCAGAGCGGACCAGACAGCCGTGGCAGACAGGATAAACGCTGGCGGCGATGAGTATACAGACTCGCAGAACCGCACTTGGGGAGCAGACGGCTACTCTACTGGCGGCGTTACAGCATCAAAATCATTTGATGTGGCGGGTACAGTGGATGATCAGCTTTATCTCCACTACCGGTATGCCTCCTCCGGAGTTCCTTTCAGCTATCAGATACCTGTCAGCACTTCCGGCTCCTACACTGTAAAGCTCCATTTCCTGGAGCCGTACTTTGGGGCGCCCGGTGGGAAAACAACAGGACTGACTGGTGCCCGCGTGTTCCATGTGGATGTTGAAGGGCAAAGGGTACTCAGCAACTTCGATATTTATGCCCAGGAAGGAGCCGGTAAGGCAATTGTCAAAACGTACAGCAATGTGTCAGTGACAGACGGAAAACTCTCCATTGACTTCACCTCGGTGAAGGACAACGCCATTATCTCAGCGATAGAAGTGATACCAAACACGCTTGCGACAGCGCAGGTCAGCGCCGAGCAGCAGGATTTCGAAAGCAATGCTTCCGGTCTGCAGATATATCCGAACCCGACCTCTGGTGGGAAAGTGTTCGTGAACATCGAGAATTTCGGTCAAAACGAGCCGGTCACTGTGACCGTCATGGATATGGCAGGCCGCCTGATTCAATCGCAGGACCTTGTGACAGATGCCACCGGAGCCGGAAAGATAGAACTTACGTTAGACGGAGGCACTGTCCGCGGACTTTACTTCATTAGGGCGGCCTCTCCGTCTGCCAGCAAGGTAGGGAAGCTCCTGGTTCAGTAA